Within Lolium rigidum isolate FL_2022 chromosome 5, APGP_CSIRO_Lrig_0.1, whole genome shotgun sequence, the genomic segment TGATCCTATATATGAGGCCTCCTTTTGGTTTGTCTACTACATTGGCCAACGATTGAACAATGGCAAGGAAAGGTGCTGCCAACAAAGGCACAATAgaaggctaggtggtggcctcaaacttagtcatgtgtgccacagtCGTTGCATACTACAtttagtttgtggccactccctatgcCTGCCGTGTGAGGCAATGTATGAGGTCTTGTgtgcttcttcagttctgcattggccaatgattcaacaaagacAGAACGGAAGGTAAGGTGCTgcccctcaaacttagtcgtgtgtgtgacattacttgcacactagacttagtttgagggcagtcccttGAGCTGCCGTGTGAGGCAATGAATGAGGCCTTACTAATGCTATCAATGCTCGTTTTCATCTAAactacttgtgagcaggcacacctctaatggcatgtgttcttgtggcagactgagaagatcGTGCTTGGGTCACCTGCTGAGGTTCCCGACGAGGGACCGGCGAAGAAGCTTCGTGGAAGGCCATCTAACGTCGGCCACTTCAATGACAACGTAGGGCCTAACTcatcatcttcaagcccaccttcggcCGGCTCCTGATCCCTCAAGCTTTCGTCAAGTGATTCGAAGAAatcccttccaacatcatcgtcaccaccaacagtggatgcaactggaggatgcctacgaggagagaaggcaatgacacattcatcgaccaggggtgggcggccttcgccatcgcccatcagctcaaggtaggccagttcctcacCTTCAAGAAGGTATCCTCCTTCaagtacagtgtggtcatcttcgaccacacctgcactgaggtgatgagCAGGTGCTCGTACCATGTTGAtgccaccaggtgtgtcgtcttcgAAAATCATGTTTGAAGCTTACCTGGTTGTGTGTCGCTGCTATCATGTCGTGTCTAGTTGTTGTTCGTGTCAAGTGTGCTGAACTATGATCGTGTATGCTGTGTCCTGAACTATGATCGTGTGTGAACAATGGCGTGTTGTGAacttgtgtcgtctatgatcaGTGCTAAGTTTACTTGTTCTTGCATTATTGTCTTCTTGCTTCTGCTGTTGATCTCTGGTAACTTCACCACTGAAGGAAAGAGGTAACCAGAAGAGGattttgggttgcaaccaaacaacatggGCACCATTCTAGGCTGCTACGaggcctgaaaaccgacctaccaaacgagCAGAGTCCAAATCTCCACGGGGTCAAAAAAACTCTGCGCAAGCCATCAAACAACGTGGCTTTTCTTGCCCATGGCCCGTCTGAGACGTGCATAGGCCTTCTTCCCACTGCGACAGTGGTGCAGGAAAttgatgcaggctaccaaacatgCCCTATGTGTCCAGACCTCACACGTCGGGCGAGTGGGCCGGTGTACTGCCCGGACAATGCCACCAACGACACTACGGTAGTCCGTCAAGGTTGTGTCTATCGTCACCGGCCTTGCCGAGGGCACCATCACGGCGGCGCACATGGACCTCAccccgcacgccaatctcctcttCGAATGTCCGATCGGCCGGTGCCATTGAcacactaagggcatctccaacggggcgacaaaaacagacgttgagcgaccgtttgcgtccgccggattgaaaaatgcgtctggtaccacctccagcggggagacgcaaagtgaccgggccgtcctcggcgacgcaaacctggcccaaatatgtgccttggatgcgtctctgcggacgctacgcggacgcgcaaagcgtccgctcgcgtctggcggacgttttgtcgggcccgcctggcagcgaccctgcatctatgcgtcttctcaggcgcgccagcgactggcgctgaggcgtcgcttcggcagtctgtgccacgttaatggcgatgcctcgactgccgagcggccgccgcccacatCCGCCAACGCAGTAATGGTGATGCCACGCGTCCCGCAGCCGTCGCCTGCCTccagcctatataaagagggcgcacgtttttcttcctcatccactcctccaaacaaaccctagccgtcataagctccaccgtagcgccgcctagctcttcctgtGACGCAACCAGGCCCgtgaggaagtccatggcgggtcctggtagcctgcgaggcggtcgaggccgcgggcatgggcgcccccggggccggggcaggggccgccatggtggagcagctacggccccacgatcgccgccgcctgcgccctcctcgtcttcgcaggaggaccgctgcttcgagttcctcctccgcatcgacgacgacccacttggcatcaagcggctcccggacaagttcgccgagttcgtcgatggcgtcgagccggcgcacttgcagctacgggaggccagctgcaacttctaccGGTGgactgtcgaggtcttgttcgacgggcagggcaagatgtacctgcacacggggtgggacaagttcgcccgcgacctcgcgctcgagcccggctgccagctcaccttcctgtacgagggggacgacgagatgatcgttaaggtgttcgacgacacagcgtgccgcagacactaccacaccggcgaatccgactcggacaccgatagttagaacttagagtgttctttctttgcagcgaatatggctacgggccagttgaagccagtagtgaaggtttctggttgttcttcctcgaaagaaccaacacggCACCGtcgccagctggattttccagtttgggtgactggatgtaccctcgagtgttcttccttagcagcgaacatacggaaattaaCACAACTGATTTTCGTTTTTTACaatgtttttatttgtgtcaaccatggttcaaactatgtattagtttgtgtaaaccatgttcccaattatgtattagtttgtgtaaaaccatgtttcaatatgtaatgtttggaactatgtttatatggagaaaaggaaaaaaacaagtaGAAAGGAAAAATGTGTCGCCCCGGTAGAGCCACctccagacgcaaacggatgcgcggAGAAAAAATGTCATTTTCACAaccacggggcgacgcaaacggacgctcgcggacaaaTAAATGCATGCcccttggagatgccctaatttgTTGATTGATGCTTGGCAAGCCCCGTCCTGGCTGTACGTGTCCTAGGAAACGATCTTAATCATCTAAACTTTTCCGTTGGATGACGACTCCGACGACTCCTATCGGCATCTAGTATTCACGACTAGCGCACAAGCATGTCATTTGAGTACACTTCTTTACTTCATGGTCAGTGAGTCCATGCGCACGCATTGTGCAGATTGTAGCGTGGTAAAAGTTTATTCGCACGGGATACTGTGTGCAGTTTGTAGCGTGGTACAATATAATAGTTCAGTTCCACGGGCATGACAATAGTGACGTAGAGATGTTGTGATATGATGCAGTATGTTGTCAAGCGAGAAGACACTCATCATCCATTTTAATCTCCATGCTATATCCTGGCAGTGGCACTAGAAGGTAAtaaaataatttgataaaaaaaaaatttgggtCAAAATGTTTAGTCACATTGACTCGTCCTTATCCTATCAAGTACAGTAGAGGGAAGATATATTTGGATAATATACACAGATACTCAGAACAAATCTTTTTCCCATGAGTATATTTTCAATGATGACGATACAAAAGGAAGGAAACATTAATCAACTATACGAAAATATGGTGTAAGTTTCCAAAAGAATATATCTAGATTGCCTTTCCTACCTATTCCGTACCAGGTTATCTTCACAGTAACAATGCCATTTATAACATTACATATCTAGAGGAACTAGATAGACCAGGTAATATGCACCAATAGATAGTTACCTTTTTCTGCACCCAGTCACAAAATAGAGCAGGTAGGCGAATTTTACAATTATATATATATGCCTCATATGCAACTATCTCTTCCAAATATCCATTCAGCCAACAAGCAAACAATTACCTCTTCTTACTCTAAGTCTCCTAGCCTACCACCGCACCTCTATCCCACAACTTCGTCAAATTTTGCCTTCGCAATGGAGAACGTTGTCGTGCTGATTGTTGGTGCTGGTCCAGCAGGCCTCGCGACAGCAGCATGCCTTACCCAGTTCTCCATTCCCTACGTCATTGTCGAGCGTGAGGACTGCAGCGCGTCACTTTGGCGCAACCGAGCATACGACCGCTTGAAGCTGCATCTTGCAAAGGAGTTCTGTGAGTTACCACACATGTCATACCCAGCAGATGCACCAACATACATTCCAAAAGccctgtttgtcaagtacttggatGACTATATGGAGCGCTTTGATATTCAACCGAAGTATCTCACTAGCGTGGAGTCATCGAAATATGAGAACGATAAGAAGTGTTGGTCCATCGTGGCTCGTGACATGGCGGAGGGCACAACAATGAATTTTGTTGCAAAGTTCCTTGTTGTGGCAAGTGGTGAGAATAGTGCAGAGAATATTCCTGATTTTCCAGGACTTCACAGTTTTCCGGGTGAGGCCATCCACTCGTCAAGATACAAGTCAGGCAAGAGCTTCTCCGGTAAGAGCGTGTTGGTCATTGGATCTGGCAACTCCGGGATGGAAATCGCTTACGACCTTGCGACCCATGGTGCCAATACTTCGATTGTTATACGAAGCCCGGTATGTGCAGTATATAATTTTATTTCGTAATAGAGATACAATTTCTTCGTATTATTATACTACTAGAATGATATTTTTTATTTCTAGCACTGTATCAGATGTGTGACAGCATTTTGTGGCTGCAGATTCATGTAATGACAAAGGAACTAATCCGGTTGGGGATGACATTAGCCCAACATCTTTCCCTGAATCTAGTGGATAACCTCCTTGTTATAGCGacaaatttcatatttggagacctAACAAGGCATGGCATCAGAATGCCAAAATTGGGTCCAATGAACCTCAAGTCAAAAACCGGCCGATCCGCTGTGATTGATGTTGGCACTGTTGGGCTAATAAAAAGAGGCATCATCCAAGTAAGTATATCCTGGGACATGATATAAACCTTATATGTACCATATGTTGATTTACTATGCCAGTTTATTAATATTTACTTTACCTCTTGCAGGTTCAAGGAAGCATTAGTAAGATCATGGGCAACCTAGTAAAATTTCAATCTGGGGATGAAATCCCATTTGACGCAATTGTGTTCGCAACTGGATACAAAAGCACAGCAAATATGTGGCTCAAGGTACTAAGACTGATTCTTGAATTTGCCTAAGTCATATTCATTTTGGTGCAACAATTGTTAAATCTCCTAACCGGGCAATACGTTATTTTTGAGCGCAGAATGGTGAGAGCATGTTAAATGAAAATGGACTGCCAACCAAAGAATATCCGAATCACTGGAAAGGTGAAAATAGGCTCTACTGTGCTGGGTTGGCGAGGAGAGGATTGGCTGGTATTGCTGCGGATGCTAAGAGTAT encodes:
- the LOC124658449 gene encoding probable indole-3-pyruvate monooxygenase YUCCA10 is translated as MENVVVLIVGAGPAGLATAACLTQFSIPYVIVEREDCSASLWRNRAYDRLKLHLAKEFCELPHMSYPADAPTYIPKALFVKYLDDYMERFDIQPKYLTSVESSKYENDKKCWSIVARDMAEGTTMNFVAKFLVVASGENSAENIPDFPGLHSFPGEAIHSSRYKSGKSFSGKSVLVIGSGNSGMEIAYDLATHGANTSIVIRSPIHVMTKELIRLGMTLAQHLSLNLVDNLLVIATNFIFGDLTRHGIRMPKLGPMNLKSKTGRSAVIDVGTVGLIKRGIIQVQGSISKIMGNLVKFQSGDEIPFDAIVFATGYKSTANMWLKNGESMLNENGLPTKEYPNHWKGENRLYCAGLARRGLAGIAADAKSIADDIKSVLGSMCG